One region of Anaeromyxobacter paludicola genomic DNA includes:
- the argE gene encoding acetylornithine deacetylase → MDLVPLLRALVGIDSTSARSNLPVLDLLEGEVRRLGFETRRATWRDAAGVEKGNLVCRRGPDGEGGLALVGHTDCVPFDPEWADALACAERDGVLYGRGTADTKGFVAAAVAASARASARARPLTLLFTADEEVGCLGAKQLLAEGRVRPAQAIVGEPTRLVPMRAHKGYCAVEVRVSGQEGHSAYPDVGASAIHAAGRLLAEVEAIGDELARERDPAFAPPFTTWNVGVIRGGKARNIIAGDCAFTYEWRPLPGQDPRRALALLEAAARRVEAERAGIAIAIEPLRTDAAAVTAPDAGIVRFLEAESGRTSETIPFGTELPELAALGAEGCVFGPGDIRVAHRTGECVARAELERAAAILERAIERFCG, encoded by the coding sequence ATGGATCTCGTCCCCCTGCTGCGCGCCCTCGTGGGCATCGACTCCACCTCCGCGCGGAGCAACCTGCCGGTGCTCGACCTGCTCGAGGGAGAGGTGCGCCGGCTCGGCTTCGAGACCCGGCGCGCCACCTGGAGGGACGCGGCCGGCGTGGAGAAGGGGAACCTCGTCTGCCGGCGCGGTCCGGACGGGGAGGGCGGGCTCGCCCTGGTGGGCCACACCGACTGCGTCCCCTTCGACCCCGAGTGGGCCGACGCGCTCGCCTGCGCCGAGCGGGACGGCGTGCTCTACGGGCGCGGCACCGCCGACACCAAGGGCTTCGTCGCCGCCGCCGTGGCGGCGAGCGCGCGCGCGTCGGCGCGGGCCCGGCCGCTCACGCTCCTCTTCACCGCCGACGAGGAGGTGGGCTGCCTCGGCGCGAAGCAGCTCCTCGCCGAGGGGCGGGTCCGCCCGGCCCAGGCCATCGTGGGCGAGCCGACCCGGCTCGTGCCGATGCGCGCGCACAAGGGCTACTGCGCGGTCGAGGTGCGGGTGAGCGGGCAGGAGGGGCACAGCGCCTACCCCGACGTCGGCGCCTCGGCCATCCACGCCGCGGGACGGCTCCTCGCCGAGGTGGAGGCGATCGGCGACGAGCTCGCGCGCGAGCGCGACCCGGCCTTCGCGCCCCCCTTCACCACCTGGAACGTGGGCGTGATCCGGGGCGGCAAGGCGCGCAACATCATCGCCGGCGACTGCGCCTTCACCTACGAGTGGCGGCCCTTGCCGGGCCAGGACCCGCGCCGCGCGCTCGCGCTGCTCGAGGCGGCGGCGCGCCGGGTCGAGGCGGAGCGGGCCGGGATCGCCATCGCCATCGAGCCGCTCCGGACCGACGCCGCCGCGGTCACCGCGCCCGACGCCGGGATCGTCCGCTTCCTCGAGGCCGAGAGCGGGCGGACGTCGGAGACCATCCCCTTCGGCACCGAGCTGCCGGAGCTCGCGGCCCTGGGCGCGGAGGGCTGCGTCTTCGGCCCCGGCGACATCCGGGTCGCGCACCGGACCGGCGAGTGCGTGGCGCGCGCGGAGCTGGAGCGGGCCGCGGCCATCCTCGAGCGGGCCATCGAGCGGTTCTGCGGCTGA
- a CDS encoding gluzincin family metallopeptidase, whose product MIPAILLAALSAAPAGELPPAARVVRAPGGQVIHASGFVAAPVAGGPEAAARAFLSRHGEALGIGGEQALRLDRAGAAGSVAAVRFTRSVEGLPVFGGGVSVGVSPEGGVFLVNAAPLPPAQAGAFALGEAAAVEAALAALGPAARLRAPAVAERGWLPFFGALRAAWRVDLPVAPAASFRVYVDAASGRALHGLDRRRRVKGAVFADSPVASGAKDCPLASGVYAECQQPTQVDLPNLAGETLLSGSHTAVWNCLGGDAPAQRGGTAACQQLPADPKTGFVFAPDDAPTGTEPVHGSYTDRFAEVMAYWHVDRHVAFLKALDPAAPNALSFLPSFVNVTLGGQPYDNAYFDPTLGGMVFGQGIRDTTYDAEVVYHELTHGAVDAFGGLDEFYDALGVLADPGSVNEATADAMAAAETGSPEISRYLAGAFGAPYLRKLGGLRTCQGDGGPSDLGLGVDGLSGEVHADGQIWSDYFWELYQGLGGVPACGGKCNAAAQLQYKALELSAGARNGVTFGSYAASLVAAAQQLFPSRKDVGAYVECVAERHQLLDPAGAPGAARTSPCDARTVPLYQGEEKVAYLEPSVQGEPALAAFQATFAAQGEALVHACGSQGAAGTVYLRKGAPVQVDAGNPGDPSATAKVATFDLSAPIASDCARGADAVTLPAAGTWYALVAGTGGTATGSAADQGQVFVLTAASGLAARPKATVPRTCPPPAASSGGGCQSGPAGALSLLPVALWALRKRLAVRGPRSPRRRARA is encoded by the coding sequence ATGATCCCCGCCATCCTCCTCGCCGCCCTGTCGGCGGCCCCGGCCGGCGAGCTGCCCCCGGCGGCGCGGGTGGTCCGCGCGCCCGGCGGCCAGGTGATCCACGCGAGCGGCTTCGTCGCCGCGCCGGTGGCGGGCGGCCCCGAGGCGGCGGCGCGCGCCTTCCTCTCCCGGCACGGCGAGGCGCTCGGGATCGGCGGCGAGCAGGCGCTCCGGCTCGACCGCGCCGGGGCGGCGGGGAGCGTGGCGGCGGTGCGCTTCACGCGCAGCGTCGAGGGGCTCCCGGTCTTCGGCGGGGGCGTCTCGGTCGGGGTCTCGCCGGAGGGCGGCGTCTTCCTCGTCAACGCGGCGCCGCTGCCCCCGGCGCAGGCCGGCGCCTTCGCGCTCGGCGAGGCGGCGGCCGTCGAGGCGGCGCTCGCGGCGCTCGGGCCGGCGGCCCGGCTGCGCGCCCCGGCCGTCGCGGAGCGGGGCTGGCTCCCCTTCTTCGGCGCGCTGCGCGCCGCCTGGCGGGTGGACCTGCCCGTCGCGCCGGCCGCGAGCTTCCGCGTCTACGTGGACGCCGCCAGCGGGCGCGCGCTCCACGGGCTCGACCGTCGGCGGCGGGTGAAGGGCGCCGTCTTCGCCGACTCCCCGGTGGCGAGCGGCGCGAAGGACTGCCCCCTCGCGAGCGGCGTGTACGCCGAGTGCCAGCAGCCCACGCAGGTGGACCTGCCGAACCTCGCGGGCGAGACGCTGCTCTCGGGGAGCCACACCGCGGTCTGGAACTGCCTGGGCGGCGACGCGCCGGCGCAGAGGGGCGGCACCGCCGCCTGCCAGCAGCTCCCGGCCGACCCGAAGACCGGCTTCGTCTTCGCTCCCGACGACGCGCCCACCGGCACGGAGCCGGTGCACGGCTCGTACACCGACCGCTTCGCCGAGGTGATGGCCTACTGGCACGTGGACCGGCACGTCGCGTTCCTGAAGGCGCTCGACCCGGCGGCGCCGAACGCGCTCTCCTTCCTGCCGTCGTTCGTGAACGTGACGCTCGGGGGGCAGCCGTACGACAACGCCTACTTCGACCCGACCCTCGGCGGCATGGTGTTCGGCCAGGGGATCCGCGACACCACCTACGACGCCGAGGTCGTCTACCACGAGCTCACCCACGGCGCGGTGGACGCCTTCGGCGGGCTCGACGAGTTCTACGACGCGCTCGGGGTGCTCGCCGATCCGGGCTCGGTCAACGAGGCCACCGCCGACGCCATGGCGGCCGCCGAGACCGGCAGCCCCGAGATCTCGCGCTACCTCGCCGGCGCCTTCGGCGCGCCCTACCTGCGCAAGCTGGGCGGGCTGCGCACCTGCCAGGGCGACGGCGGCCCCTCGGACCTCGGGCTGGGCGTGGACGGGCTCTCGGGCGAGGTCCACGCCGACGGGCAGATCTGGAGCGACTACTTCTGGGAGCTCTACCAGGGGCTCGGCGGCGTCCCGGCCTGCGGCGGGAAGTGCAACGCCGCGGCCCAGCTCCAGTACAAGGCGCTCGAGCTCTCCGCCGGCGCGCGGAACGGGGTCACCTTCGGCTCGTACGCCGCGAGCCTGGTGGCGGCCGCGCAGCAGCTCTTCCCGTCGCGCAAGGACGTCGGCGCCTACGTCGAGTGCGTGGCCGAGCGGCACCAGCTGCTCGACCCGGCCGGCGCGCCCGGCGCCGCGCGCACCAGCCCCTGCGACGCTCGGACCGTGCCGCTCTACCAGGGCGAGGAGAAGGTGGCGTACCTCGAGCCCTCGGTGCAGGGCGAGCCCGCGCTGGCGGCGTTCCAGGCCACCTTCGCCGCGCAGGGCGAGGCGCTCGTGCACGCCTGCGGCAGCCAGGGCGCGGCCGGGACCGTCTACCTGCGAAAGGGCGCGCCGGTGCAGGTGGACGCCGGGAACCCGGGCGACCCGAGCGCCACCGCGAAGGTGGCCACCTTCGACCTGTCGGCGCCGATCGCCTCCGACTGCGCCCGGGGCGCCGACGCGGTGACCCTCCCCGCGGCGGGCACCTGGTACGCGCTCGTGGCCGGCACGGGCGGCACCGCGACCGGCTCGGCGGCCGACCAGGGGCAGGTCTTCGTGCTCACCGCCGCGTCCGGCCTCGCCGCCCGGCCGAAGGCGACGGTCCCCCGGACCTGCCCGCCCCCCGCGGCGTCGTCGGGCGGCGGCTGCCAGAGCGGGCCGGCCGGGGCGCTGTCGCTCCTCCCGGTGGCGCTCTGGGCGCTCCGGAAGCGGCTCGCCGTCAGGGGACCACGATCGCCGCGGCGTCGAGCTCGAGCGTGA